A part of Myxococcus landrumus genomic DNA contains:
- a CDS encoding nuclear transport factor 2 family protein produces the protein MRHRTIASATALFLSLIGCVESPQKTLPSGAHLPGPANIEAHPLEHLAVRSLIERFADAMERSDRKALEEMFTEDGVWEVQAPPPSISWTFKGRDAIRERLNGHERMKGTEKVVGKLIRIELREVTVSSTVIHVEGPERATASSTVEEVSRIEDTGEDVKSVGTYSDQLVKQEGQWKFARRTFIPRFEEPLPTRSGN, from the coding sequence ATGAGGCACCGCACCATCGCGTCAGCCACCGCCCTCTTCCTGTCGCTCATCGGCTGCGTGGAGAGCCCCCAGAAGACACTGCCCTCGGGAGCCCACCTTCCGGGCCCCGCGAACATCGAGGCCCATCCCCTCGAGCACCTCGCCGTGCGCTCCCTCATCGAGCGATTCGCGGACGCGATGGAGCGCTCGGACCGGAAGGCCCTGGAGGAGATGTTCACCGAAGACGGGGTCTGGGAGGTCCAGGCGCCTCCGCCATCCATCAGCTGGACGTTCAAGGGGCGCGACGCCATCCGAGAGCGGTTGAACGGACACGAGCGGATGAAGGGAACAGAGAAGGTGGTCGGAAAACTCATCCGAATCGAGCTGCGGGAGGTGACCGTCTCGTCCACCGTCATCCATGTGGAGGGGCCGGAGCGCGCCACCGCGAGCTCGACCGTGGAAGAGGTCTCGCGCATCGAGGACACCGGCGAGGACGTGAAGAGTGTCGGCACCTACTCCGACCAGCTCGTCAAACAGGAGGGGCAGTGGAAGTTCGCGCGGCGGACCTTCATCCCCCGCTTCGAGGAGCCCCTCCCCACCCGCTCCGGAAACTGA
- a CDS encoding nuclear transport factor 2 family protein, translated as MRRHTIASATALFLSLIGCAGSPQKTLPSGAHLPGTANIETYPVEHLAVRALIERFSDAANHADWKATEEMFTEDAVWEVQAPPPMGWTFEGRDAIRAGMTGNLDRVELRVQTVSPTAIQVQGPERATARSTLDEVLRFKDTGKDVRIVGTYSDQLVKQEGQWKFARRTFIPRFEEPLPTRSGN; from the coding sequence ATGCGCCGCCACACCATCGCGTCCGCCACCGCCCTCTTCCTGTCGCTCATCGGCTGCGCGGGGAGCCCCCAGAAGACACTGCCCTCGGGAGCCCACCTTCCGGGCACCGCGAACATCGAGACGTACCCCGTCGAGCACCTCGCCGTGCGCGCGCTCATCGAGCGCTTCTCGGACGCGGCGAACCACGCGGACTGGAAGGCCACGGAGGAGATGTTCACGGAGGACGCCGTCTGGGAAGTCCAGGCGCCTCCTCCCATGGGCTGGACATTCGAGGGCCGCGACGCCATCCGCGCGGGGATGACCGGCAACCTCGACCGTGTCGAGCTGCGCGTGCAGACCGTCTCGCCCACCGCCATCCAGGTGCAGGGGCCGGAGCGAGCCACCGCGCGCTCGACGCTGGATGAGGTCCTGCGCTTCAAGGACACCGGCAAGGACGTGAGGATTGTCGGCACCTACTCCGACCAGCTCGTCAAACAGGAGGGGCAGTGGAAGTTCGCGCGACGGACCTTCATCCCCCGCTTCGAGGAGCCCCTCCCCACCCGCTCCGGAAATTGA
- a CDS encoding gamma-glutamylcyclotransferase, giving the protein MPAGTPSPRPWFAFSVDLSPTAARERIPGLPALPSLPDGELAEAMDVDVVYDVPSAAWGGKVARLVDAPGKRLPGLLRRISPEVWDAVSRLEGPLAEATTSRPVKVITSTGGILSAHAFTPPARGGTPPPGPISEAFLITVAVAAERAGLSADHVERLQAEAHIVQTIQQAKAGAAPESASPGKKG; this is encoded by the coding sequence ATGCCCGCTGGTACTCCATCACCGCGTCCCTGGTTCGCCTTCTCCGTCGACCTGTCTCCGACCGCGGCGCGCGAGCGCATCCCGGGCCTGCCCGCGCTGCCCTCCCTGCCGGATGGGGAGCTGGCCGAGGCGATGGATGTCGATGTCGTCTACGACGTGCCCTCCGCGGCATGGGGGGGCAAGGTCGCCCGGCTGGTGGATGCCCCGGGCAAGCGCCTTCCGGGTCTGCTCCGGCGCATCTCCCCGGAGGTGTGGGACGCGGTGAGCCGGCTGGAGGGCCCGCTCGCCGAGGCCACCACGTCGCGGCCCGTCAAGGTCATCACCTCCACGGGGGGCATCCTCTCCGCCCACGCCTTCACGCCTCCGGCCCGAGGGGGGACGCCTCCTCCAGGCCCCATCAGCGAGGCCTTCCTCATCACCGTGGCCGTGGCGGCGGAGCGGGCGGGCCTCTCCGCGGACCACGTCGAACGGCTCCAGGCGGAGGCCCACATCGTCCAGACGATTCAGCAGGCCAAGGCCGGCGCCGCGCCGGAGAGTGCATCCCCTGGAAAGAAGGGCTGA
- the uvrA gene encoding excinuclease ABC subunit UvrA — translation MSRPRRPPSAAPASDSRTGYVQVRGAREHNLKDVDVDLPRDALVVFTGVSGSGKSSLAFGTLYAEAQRRYFESVAPYARRLIDPAGNPEVDSIDGLPPAVALQQHRGAPTTRSSVGSVTTLSNSLRLLYSRAGTYPANQRHLDSDAFSPNTPAGACPNCHGLGRVYEVTERSLVPDDSLTIRERAIAGWPPAWHGQNLRDILVTLGYDVDRPWRELPKKERDWILFTDEQPTVPVYAGLTPAQTRQALKRKAPPSYMGTFSSARRYVLQSFATTQSALIKKRVSRYMESGECPVCHGKRLRPESLSVTFAGMDYGELSRLPLKRVEAVLRPYAEGTAFSLKKLTREHPEKALVTERIAKDLVARLHVLMGLGLGYLSLERSTPTLSPGELQRLRLATQVRSNLFGVVYVLDEPSAGLHPADTQSLLKALDSLKAAGNSLFVVEHEVDVIRHADWVVDVGPAAGEQGGQVLYSGPLDGLQEVEASQTRRYLFGAEPPRARPPRAPRGWLRMRGVSRNNLHGLDVDFPLGVFTTVTGISGSGKSSLVSQVLVELVSAHLGHEPVEEEEEGEPLERTQVRTTGGRITEGLEGIHRLVRVDQKPIGRTPRSNLATYTGLFDHVRKLFAATPAARTRKYDAGRFSFNVAKGRCETCEGEGFVSVELLFLPSVYAPCPTCHGARYNEKTLEVRFQGKNIAEVLGMTVDAAHAFFAEEPLALRALSVLREVGLGYLRLGQPATELSGGEAQRIKLATELQRPQRGHTLYILDEPTTGLHPADVDKLMAQLDGLVDAGNTVILVEHDMRVVSASDWVIDMGPGAGDEGGHVVATGTPAQVSRAPRSRTAPFLAPG, via the coding sequence ATGAGCCGTCCCCGCCGTCCGCCCAGCGCAGCGCCCGCCTCCGACTCACGGACAGGTTACGTCCAGGTCCGAGGCGCCCGGGAGCACAACCTGAAGGACGTGGACGTCGACCTGCCGCGCGATGCCCTGGTCGTCTTCACGGGGGTGTCCGGCTCTGGCAAGTCGTCCCTCGCCTTCGGCACGCTCTACGCCGAGGCCCAGCGCCGCTACTTCGAGTCCGTCGCCCCGTATGCCCGGCGGCTCATCGACCCCGCGGGGAATCCCGAGGTGGACTCCATCGACGGACTCCCGCCCGCCGTGGCCTTGCAACAACACCGGGGCGCGCCGACGACCCGCTCGTCCGTGGGCAGCGTGACGACGCTCTCGAACTCACTGCGCCTGCTCTACTCGCGCGCGGGAACCTACCCGGCGAACCAGCGCCACCTCGACTCCGACGCCTTCTCGCCCAACACGCCCGCGGGCGCGTGCCCGAACTGTCATGGACTGGGACGTGTCTACGAAGTCACCGAGCGCTCCCTCGTCCCCGATGACTCGCTCACCATCCGTGAGCGGGCCATCGCCGGTTGGCCGCCCGCGTGGCACGGACAGAACCTGCGCGACATCCTGGTGACGCTTGGCTACGACGTGGACCGGCCCTGGCGGGAGCTGCCCAAGAAAGAGCGCGACTGGATTCTCTTCACGGACGAGCAGCCAACCGTCCCCGTCTACGCGGGGTTGACGCCCGCACAGACGCGCCAGGCACTCAAGCGCAAGGCGCCTCCCAGCTACATGGGGACCTTCTCCAGCGCGCGACGCTATGTGCTCCAGTCCTTCGCCACGACGCAGAGCGCGCTCATCAAGAAGCGCGTCTCTCGCTACATGGAGAGCGGCGAGTGCCCCGTGTGCCACGGCAAGCGCCTGCGCCCGGAGTCCCTGTCCGTCACCTTCGCGGGCATGGACTACGGCGAGCTGTCACGGCTGCCGCTCAAGCGCGTCGAAGCGGTGCTGCGTCCCTACGCGGAGGGGACCGCCTTCTCGTTGAAGAAGCTCACGCGGGAGCACCCCGAGAAGGCACTCGTCACGGAGCGCATCGCCAAGGACCTGGTGGCGAGGCTGCACGTCCTGATGGGATTGGGGCTGGGCTATCTCTCGCTGGAGCGCTCCACGCCCACGCTCTCTCCTGGGGAGCTGCAACGACTGAGGCTCGCCACCCAGGTCCGCTCCAACCTGTTCGGCGTGGTGTACGTGCTGGACGAGCCCTCCGCGGGCCTGCACCCCGCGGACACCCAATCCCTGCTCAAGGCGCTCGACTCGCTGAAGGCCGCGGGCAACTCCTTGTTCGTCGTGGAGCACGAGGTGGACGTCATCCGCCACGCGGACTGGGTGGTGGACGTGGGCCCCGCCGCGGGTGAGCAAGGCGGCCAGGTCCTCTACAGCGGACCACTCGACGGACTCCAGGAGGTCGAAGCCTCCCAGACGCGGCGCTATCTCTTCGGAGCCGAGCCCCCACGCGCCCGCCCCCCTCGTGCGCCTCGTGGCTGGCTGCGCATGCGAGGTGTCAGCCGCAACAACCTGCATGGCCTGGACGTCGACTTCCCGCTGGGCGTCTTCACCACCGTCACGGGCATCTCCGGCTCCGGCAAGTCCAGCCTGGTGAGCCAGGTCCTGGTGGAGCTGGTCTCCGCGCACCTGGGCCACGAGCCCGTCGAGGAAGAGGAGGAAGGAGAGCCGCTGGAGCGCACCCAGGTGCGGACCACGGGCGGGCGCATCACCGAGGGACTGGAGGGCATCCATCGTCTGGTGCGAGTGGATCAGAAGCCCATCGGCCGCACGCCTCGCTCCAACCTCGCGACGTACACGGGCCTGTTCGACCACGTGCGCAAGCTCTTCGCGGCGACCCCCGCCGCCCGGACCCGCAAGTACGACGCCGGGAGGTTCTCCTTCAACGTGGCGAAGGGGCGCTGCGAGACATGCGAGGGTGAGGGCTTCGTCAGCGTCGAGCTGCTCTTCCTGCCCAGCGTCTACGCGCCGTGCCCCACCTGCCACGGCGCCCGCTACAACGAGAAGACGCTGGAGGTGCGCTTCCAGGGGAAGAACATCGCGGAGGTGCTGGGCATGACGGTGGACGCGGCGCACGCGTTCTTCGCCGAGGAGCCCCTCGCGCTGCGGGCCTTGAGCGTGCTGCGTGAAGTGGGGCTTGGCTACCTGCGGCTGGGCCAGCCCGCGACGGAGCTCTCAGGCGGCGAGGCCCAGCGCATCAAGCTGGCGACGGAGCTTCAGCGCCCCCAGCGAGGCCACACGCTCTACATCCTGGATGAGCCCACCACCGGCCTGCATCCCGCGGACGTGGACAAGCTGATGGCCCAGCTCGACGGGCTCGTCGACGCGGGCAACACCGTCATCCTCGTGGAGCACGACATGCGCGTGGTCTCCGCGAGCGACTGGGTCATCGACATGGGTCCTGGCGCGGGCGACGAAGGCGGACACGTGGTCGCCACCGGCACACCCGCGCAAGTCTCACGCGCGCCCCGCAGCCGCACGGCGCCATTCCTGGCGCCGGGCTGA
- a CDS encoding DNA/RNA non-specific endonuclease: MTTLRPTSRASTASTGSSADAAPVNGLKPKGGSWNRSATKEVSISDLQAKFGWTDQSWEAGLLKAADSAGGKTRGSNGKVSAAEIQEYLAAPTDGRYLSSTALQQGRAALDTKLAKGGGAPVKVDAFDLAWQDNLAKRADLLGGNKDGKVSQDELAAYIQKSKANQADGARWVPDQQMATFQSRVAQAAGEVDPLRPKGGEGKGMELVKQYSRLMLDEGKNLPTFVSYMLSAADIKETPADVHRDKSTFVRDPVLGSKGVTDSDYNNTGFDRGHMKPAEDSPTQEAMNESHLMTNIAPQYGNHNQQAWRTLERAIGDLVAQTGGKAHIMTGNLFLDKNGKPLPQESVTTTGAKDRKIGVPTHNFKTVLLELPNGNVSMFAYMVPNVKDGPSKKDAIVPMLEASRVPVDQLETLLGQDLYAQLPKSVQDKLEKDSKAPGAFQLEGSKYEAVTLLTQR; the protein is encoded by the coding sequence ATGACGACGCTGCGACCTACTTCTCGTGCCAGCACCGCGTCCACCGGGTCTTCCGCGGATGCCGCGCCCGTCAATGGTCTCAAGCCGAAGGGGGGGAGCTGGAACCGCTCCGCGACGAAAGAAGTCTCCATCTCCGACCTCCAGGCGAAGTTCGGCTGGACGGACCAGAGCTGGGAGGCGGGGCTGCTGAAGGCGGCGGACTCCGCGGGGGGAAAGACGCGCGGCAGCAACGGGAAGGTGTCCGCGGCTGAAATCCAGGAGTACCTGGCCGCGCCCACGGATGGTCGCTACCTGTCGTCGACGGCGCTTCAGCAGGGCCGGGCCGCGCTCGACACGAAGCTGGCCAAGGGGGGAGGGGCGCCGGTGAAGGTGGATGCCTTCGACCTGGCGTGGCAGGACAACCTGGCCAAGCGCGCCGATCTGCTGGGGGGGAACAAGGATGGCAAGGTGAGCCAGGACGAGCTGGCGGCCTACATCCAGAAGTCGAAGGCGAACCAGGCAGACGGCGCGCGTTGGGTTCCGGACCAGCAGATGGCCACCTTCCAGAGTCGCGTCGCGCAGGCGGCCGGGGAAGTGGACCCGCTGCGGCCCAAGGGGGGCGAGGGCAAGGGCATGGAGCTGGTGAAGCAGTACTCCCGGCTGATGCTGGACGAGGGAAAGAACCTGCCCACCTTCGTGAGCTACATGCTGTCCGCCGCCGACATCAAGGAGACGCCCGCTGACGTGCACCGCGACAAGAGCACCTTCGTGCGCGACCCGGTGCTGGGCTCCAAGGGTGTCACGGACTCGGACTACAACAACACGGGCTTCGACCGTGGGCACATGAAGCCCGCGGAGGACTCGCCCACTCAGGAGGCGATGAACGAGAGCCACCTGATGACCAACATCGCGCCCCAGTACGGCAATCACAACCAGCAGGCGTGGCGGACGCTGGAGCGGGCCATCGGCGACCTGGTGGCGCAGACGGGCGGCAAGGCCCACATCATGACCGGCAACCTGTTCCTGGATAAGAACGGGAAGCCGCTGCCGCAGGAGTCGGTGACGACGACGGGCGCGAAGGACCGGAAGATTGGCGTCCCCACGCACAACTTCAAGACGGTGCTGCTGGAGCTGCCCAACGGCAACGTGTCGATGTTCGCGTACATGGTGCCGAACGTGAAGGACGGGCCGTCGAAGAAGGACGCCATCGTCCCGATGCTGGAGGCCTCGCGCGTGCCGGTGGACCAGTTGGAGACGCTGCTGGGCCAGGACCTGTACGCGCAGCTCCCCAAGAGCGTGCAGGACAAGCTGGAGAAGGACTCCAAGGCCCCCGGCGCTTTCCAGCTCGAGGGCAGCAAGTACGAGGCCGTCACCCTGCTGACGCAGCGCTAG
- a CDS encoding M28 family metallopeptidase produces MATKVSDTPRPLPTASSRASAEKASQPAGAASKARTPDPRWSKDRFEPSNTRPLPGLPAPLPQLPAPLPQLPAPTTPVEPKCEPKPKPETSAKDSDPMTHLAYLASDELKGRDTPSEGLDAASKYVQAHVQKYGLVGPNKENAANPFEQRFDVFSFAGKPGVAAKGEAKEHGAHKQFGHQLFEEGFYLKQGMPRDTLAMLNRKYESTMKAEGQPLSPARGGGLRSVEELRSLATESGKGVNTMALLPGTGPHKDEVIVVMAHMDHVGTDRRGNIHNGADDNASGSAVLMAAVPELAEAQKRGELDRSILFIWTGGEEKGLVGSQYFVDNPIPGLGTDQIAGVVNVDMVGRWDDQRLSVVDTNRKGQPNYFRDVVDQANAKLADPFDRINRDINQYRDRQDGAVFGRKGEDVLFLFEGLSNPNGGGDLIPEYHEPGDDIDLILRDNGGEKPRRVKDLMVNVIGMAANRKTEE; encoded by the coding sequence ATGGCCACGAAAGTCAGCGACACGCCCCGTCCCCTTCCCACCGCGTCGTCGCGAGCCTCGGCCGAGAAGGCCTCCCAGCCCGCCGGAGCGGCGAGCAAGGCCCGGACGCCGGACCCGCGGTGGAGCAAGGACCGCTTCGAGCCGAGCAACACCCGGCCGCTGCCGGGGCTGCCCGCGCCCCTGCCCCAGCTCCCCGCGCCGCTGCCCCAGCTTCCGGCGCCCACCACCCCGGTGGAGCCCAAGTGCGAGCCGAAGCCGAAGCCGGAGACCTCGGCGAAGGACTCGGACCCGATGACGCACCTGGCGTACCTCGCCTCGGATGAGCTCAAGGGGCGGGACACGCCGTCGGAGGGGCTCGACGCGGCGTCCAAGTACGTCCAGGCGCACGTCCAGAAGTACGGCCTGGTGGGGCCCAACAAGGAGAACGCGGCGAACCCCTTCGAGCAGCGCTTCGACGTCTTCTCGTTCGCGGGCAAGCCGGGCGTGGCGGCGAAGGGCGAGGCGAAGGAGCACGGTGCGCACAAGCAGTTCGGCCACCAGCTCTTCGAGGAGGGCTTCTACCTGAAGCAGGGAATGCCCCGCGACACGCTCGCGATGCTCAACCGCAAGTACGAGAGCACGATGAAGGCGGAGGGGCAGCCGCTGTCGCCCGCGCGCGGTGGTGGCCTGCGGAGCGTGGAGGAGCTGCGCTCGCTGGCGACGGAGTCCGGGAAGGGCGTGAACACGATGGCGCTCCTGCCGGGCACCGGGCCGCACAAGGACGAGGTCATCGTGGTGATGGCCCACATGGACCACGTGGGCACGGACCGGCGCGGCAACATCCACAACGGCGCGGATGACAACGCTTCCGGCAGCGCGGTGTTGATGGCGGCCGTGCCGGAGCTGGCGGAGGCGCAGAAGCGCGGCGAGCTGGACCGCTCCATCCTCTTCATCTGGACCGGTGGCGAGGAGAAGGGCCTGGTGGGCTCGCAGTACTTCGTCGACAACCCGATTCCGGGGTTGGGCACGGACCAGATTGCCGGCGTCGTGAACGTGGACATGGTGGGCCGCTGGGATGACCAGCGCCTGTCCGTCGTGGACACCAACCGCAAGGGCCAGCCGAACTACTTCCGCGACGTCGTGGACCAGGCCAACGCGAAGCTGGCGGACCCGTTCGACCGCATCAACCGCGACATCAACCAGTACCGGGACCGCCAGGACGGCGCCGTGTTCGGCCGCAAGGGCGAGGACGTCCTCTTCCTCTTCGAGGGCCTCTCCAACCCGAACGGCGGCGGCGACCTCATCCCCGAGTACCACGAGCCCGGAGACGACATCGACCTCATCCTCCGCGACAACGGGGGCGAGAAGCCCCGCCGCGTGAAGGACCTGATGGTCAACGTCATCGGCATGGCCGCCAACCGGAAGACCGAGGAGTAG
- a CDS encoding LysR family transcriptional regulator yields the protein MPNPLVEIRHLLLLSALEEVGSLNAAARKLHLSASALSQQLRELEDRLGGPLFHRQWRRLVLTSAGRRLTDAAHSVLGELSRAEVEARELLRGASGTLRVSTVCLQSYRWLPDLLRNFSQDWPGMEVTVVTEASEAPVEWLLARKLDVALVAGVVRPGPRIRMTPLFRDELVAVVGREHPWATARRKVVEVRALGEEHVWTDPGALRTTAPLGRALAAAGNVTPRKVTLIPMTGGLPLEMARAHLGITVLPRWAVSPQLEGGALHAVRVGPKGLWLDWAVATRAGEAEPPLQAFVDALRAHHPGPRRQEGGRGVKHRDIAETSGRR from the coding sequence ATGCCGAACCCGCTCGTCGAGATTCGCCACCTGCTGCTGCTCTCCGCGCTGGAGGAGGTGGGGAGCCTCAACGCCGCCGCGCGCAAGCTGCACCTGTCTGCCTCCGCGCTCAGCCAGCAGCTGCGCGAGCTGGAGGACCGGCTGGGCGGTCCGCTGTTTCATCGGCAGTGGCGGCGCCTGGTGCTCACCTCGGCGGGGCGGCGGCTGACGGACGCGGCGCACTCGGTGCTGGGCGAGCTCTCCCGCGCGGAGGTCGAGGCGCGGGAGCTCCTACGCGGCGCGAGCGGCACGCTCCGGGTGTCGACGGTGTGTCTCCAGTCCTACCGCTGGCTGCCGGACCTCCTGCGCAACTTCTCCCAGGACTGGCCCGGCATGGAGGTCACCGTCGTCACGGAGGCCAGCGAGGCCCCCGTCGAGTGGCTGCTGGCGCGCAAGCTGGATGTCGCCCTCGTGGCGGGCGTGGTCCGCCCCGGTCCCCGCATCCGCATGACGCCGCTGTTTCGCGATGAGCTGGTCGCGGTGGTCGGCCGCGAGCACCCCTGGGCCACCGCGCGGCGCAAGGTCGTCGAGGTGCGGGCCCTGGGCGAGGAGCATGTCTGGACGGACCCGGGGGCGCTCCGGACCACGGCGCCCCTGGGCCGGGCGCTCGCGGCGGCGGGGAATGTCACACCTCGCAAGGTGACGCTGATCCCCATGACGGGGGGCCTGCCCCTGGAAATGGCCCGCGCCCACCTGGGCATCACCGTGCTGCCCCGGTGGGCGGTGAGCCCTCAACTGGAGGGCGGGGCGCTGCATGCCGTCCGGGTTGGCCCCAAGGGGCTGTGGCTGGACTGGGCCGTGGCCACCCGCGCCGGAGAGGCCGAGCCCCCGCTCCAGGCCTTCGTGGACGCCCTGCGCGCCCACCACCCGGGCCCCCGCCGCCAAGAGGGCGGGCGCGGGGTGAAACATCGAGACATCGCTGAGACATCCGGACGCCGTTGA